From Yersinia hibernica, a single genomic window includes:
- the glnB gene encoding nitrogen regulatory protein P-II, with protein MKKIDAIIKPFKLDDVREALAEVGITGMTVTEVKGFGRQKGHTELYRGAEYMVDFLPKVKIEIVVADDIVDTCVEAIMQTAQTGKIGDGKIFVFDVSRVVRIRTGEQDEEAI; from the coding sequence ATGAAAAAAATTGACGCGATTATTAAGCCATTCAAACTCGATGATGTCCGTGAAGCGCTGGCTGAAGTGGGCATCACCGGGATGACGGTAACTGAAGTAAAAGGTTTTGGTCGCCAGAAAGGGCATACCGAGCTGTACCGTGGCGCTGAGTATATGGTGGATTTCCTGCCAAAAGTTAAAATAGAGATTGTGGTGGCTGACGATATCGTCGATACCTGTGTAGAAGCCATTATGCAAACTGCCCAGACCGGTAAAATTGGCGATGGCAAAATCTTTGTCTTTGATGTTTCTCGTGTGGTGCGTATTCGTACCGGTGAGCAAGAC